A single window of Ornithorhynchus anatinus isolate Pmale09 chromosome 3, mOrnAna1.pri.v4, whole genome shotgun sequence DNA harbors:
- the TRPT1 gene encoding tRNA 2'-phosphotransferase 1 isoform X2 produces MDRDVRLSRALSYALRHGAVRLGLPMGTDGFVPLDSLLRLPQFRDFSPEDVHRVVETNEKQRFALKPGPPGSGPLIRANQGHSLQVADLELTPLSGPQDLPPVLVHGTYRRHWPSIRQRGLSRGKRTHVHLAPGLPGDPHVLSGMRRDCEVAVCVDGPSAMADGIQFFLSANGVILTPGDAHGFLPPKYFKEVIQLGPHRRRLPLLDGSEQRPACQERGSSQL; encoded by the exons atg GACCGGGATGTCCGGCTCTCCAGAGCCCTTTCTTACGCCCTGCGCCACGGAGCTGTCAGACTGGGGTTGCCCATGGGCACCG ATGGCTTCGTGCCCCTGGACTCCCTCCTGCGGCTGCCCCAGTTCCGAGACTTCTCCCCCGAGGACGTGCACCGGGTGGTGGAGACCAACGAGAAGCAGCGGTTCGCTCTGaagcccggccccccgggctccGGCCCGCTCATCCGCGCCAACCAGGGCCACTCCCTTCAG GTGGCCGACTTGGAGCTGACCCCCTTGAGCGGGCCGCAGGACCTGCCCCCCGTGCTGGTCCACGGGACCTACCGGCGCCACTGGCCGTCCATCCGGCAGCGGGGCCTGTCCCGCGGCAAGAGGACCCATGTCCACCTGGCACCTGGGCTGCCCGGCGACCCCCACGTCCTCAGCG GCATGAGGCGGGACTGCGAGGTCGCCGTGTGTGTTGACGGGCCCTCGGCGATGGCAG ATGGAATCCAGTTCTTCCTCTCGGCCAACGGGGTGATCCTGACCCCGGGGGATGCCCACGGTTTCCTGCCCCCGAAGTACTTCAAGGAGGTGATTCAGCTGGGGCCCCACC GGCGACGACTACCTCTGCTGGATGGGTCCGAGCAGCGCCCAGCGTGTCAGGAGCGAGGGAGTAGCCAACTCTGA
- the TRPT1 gene encoding tRNA 2'-phosphotransferase 1 isoform X1: MNPPVAGGPEPARRGGRRAQRPRDQDRDVRLSRALSYALRHGAVRLGLPMGTDGFVPLDSLLRLPQFRDFSPEDVHRVVETNEKQRFALKPGPPGSGPLIRANQGHSLQVADLELTPLSGPQDLPPVLVHGTYRRHWPSIRQRGLSRGKRTHVHLAPGLPGDPHVLSGMRRDCEVAVCVDGPSAMADGIQFFLSANGVILTPGDAHGFLPPKYFKEVIQLGPHRRRLPLLDGSEQRPACQERGSSQL; this comes from the exons ATGAACCCCCCTGTGGCCGGGGGCCCGGAGCCGGCCAGGCGCGGAGGGCGCAGGGCGCAGAGACCTCGGGACCAG GACCGGGATGTCCGGCTCTCCAGAGCCCTTTCTTACGCCCTGCGCCACGGAGCTGTCAGACTGGGGTTGCCCATGGGCACCG ATGGCTTCGTGCCCCTGGACTCCCTCCTGCGGCTGCCCCAGTTCCGAGACTTCTCCCCCGAGGACGTGCACCGGGTGGTGGAGACCAACGAGAAGCAGCGGTTCGCTCTGaagcccggccccccgggctccGGCCCGCTCATCCGCGCCAACCAGGGCCACTCCCTTCAG GTGGCCGACTTGGAGCTGACCCCCTTGAGCGGGCCGCAGGACCTGCCCCCCGTGCTGGTCCACGGGACCTACCGGCGCCACTGGCCGTCCATCCGGCAGCGGGGCCTGTCCCGCGGCAAGAGGACCCATGTCCACCTGGCACCTGGGCTGCCCGGCGACCCCCACGTCCTCAGCG GCATGAGGCGGGACTGCGAGGTCGCCGTGTGTGTTGACGGGCCCTCGGCGATGGCAG ATGGAATCCAGTTCTTCCTCTCGGCCAACGGGGTGATCCTGACCCCGGGGGATGCCCACGGTTTCCTGCCCCCGAAGTACTTCAAGGAGGTGATTCAGCTGGGGCCCCACC GGCGACGACTACCTCTGCTGGATGGGTCCGAGCAGCGCCCAGCGTGTCAGGAGCGAGGGAGTAGCCAACTCTGA